The sequence AAAGCTATTGTCCGGAGTTTGATATgataaaaatatatttgaaaatacTTCGCTTGTGCGGGTGTTTTTGCTTCGAACTTACCTCTGAATGGGgaaataaaagacaagaaaatcgTATTTCGGTATTTTCCAACCTTCCTTCAAAAAACCTGTTTGTAAGTTTATCTATATGATCTGGGATCATAGGGCCCTGGCTACGAAAGTGTGGTCAGACGAGTTACTACTTGTCGGACAAGTTACTGTCCACAAAAGGTGGGTTCCCCCATGGGAACATTTATCTCGTGCATCGAAGGGACGGGGAACTGAAAGCAAAGGGCGTCGCTTGTGTTTGTCTTCGACAGCTTGGAGAATTCCCGATCAAGAAGCCGCTAGCGTCTTTAGAAAGTGAAACGACACCACAACTGTGACTTGTCGAGATGGAAAACCAAGGATTCACCATGACTGAAAACCATGTGAACACAGAGAGCACGGGCGCAGAAGTTACACAACAACAGACGCAAACACAGGTTGATATGATAATGAACCACCAAAATCATGTCGTGGAGGGACAGACTATGGAGCAAACACAGCGTCAGGAGGTAAACGgctttgttttgctattgtaaATACGTTTGATTTTGCGTTTTGAGAGTATAACAacaatgataatctttattgcgtGTTCATGCCCGTAGGTTAAATGTACGGAGGACCGCGTGTGGTCTGACGACTGAAAAGGGAAACTAAATTTATACAGTAACTCAGTTGCAGTAACTATAGACTAAACTGGATCGAAAATCAAATTCAACACTTTGTACTTCTATGAAACATACTATTGGCTACATCTAAtattttctcctctttttttgaAACAAGTGGAGACATACGTAATTACAtaagtattttgtttgttatatgGTCATTCGTGCATGACACCAAGTACTTAAGCGCGTCCTGCTTGGACATTTTCTGATTACAATTCTTGTCTATTTGGTGTTCGTTTTCATATTAGGTACAACCACTCTCGTATCTAGCGccgcgaagaagccataggttttAGATTATGAGCTTTGCCACCTCAATGTAGATGAAATAAACAGACGTACTTTTGTTTTGGGTTGGTCTCAATAACCTAAAATAAGTTTTATGTGCGCGTCATTATCTGCGTTTCTACCCTAGTACTCGTATACAGCtaccagattttttttttctaaatcatgttcgtagggcctgatgttaccatcatggtgatgaagagcggcccatagcgataacagtagcagcatctcttctccctaagtcagaaacatcaagcttaggcaagcttgacttcactgactcaataggcgaagcaggggttacgaggctgctcgggaaattccctaccccattttggccggaatggtttgatccgccacatcgcaccatcgcacatgtggcgggttcttttacgtgcccggggtgtggctctccccaaacacgggacctccatttaacgtcctatccgagggacgactcattttcacttgagtaaagtgaggaaagtcgtgtaaagtgcctttcccaagggcacaagaccggcaacacggcaggcggattcgaaccggcgacctctcggtcacgggccgaatacactaccactgtgctacacggCCCCACTAAGATAGAGCCTAAACAAGATGCAAGTGCCATTTATGCCGTAAAACGTTGCCACAATGGTAAGGTTATGTTACAAAGCTTTACAATGCACCTGATTTGGCGGAAGGGGAGTTATTTCTTGGAAGGCAGTTTTGCACGAAATGACGGTTTGGCCCTCTCCCAGCATGCTTCACGCAGAAGTACTCTTTTTGGTCAAGGCAACGGGAAAACGATCCAAGGGACCACTCAAAAGTCACTACAGTGTCCAAATGGCCCGTATTCAGAAGTTTTTCATTGGTATGGGAGCATTAAGTACGTCTGTGCACAGATAAACAAAGAATTCTCTTTTGATTATTTTATTTCTTACTTTGACTTAGGAGCGTTTATGGACACTGCTTTTGTAGACGCCTTGGATTTTATGTTCTCTTGAACCTTGACCGTGGACATCAGGGATGTCATCACGGGTCACAATGGATGTTGTCCACTGGTGACTCCACTTTGACTgaatgtcttgttttgtttacatgtatggttgGGCCTCATTGAAGCCAACTTCaaaagttgaaggggctaccacCCGTCTTAAGATAAATAAACACATGAATGTCGTCTTTATTCCCAATAGATTCCTGGCCAACAGCAGCAACCGGGGCATAAACGTAGGATGTTCAACAACCTGCGGTCCATGATGAAGGGTCCGAGCGTCACCAGGAGCGGACTGGACAAGAACAACTTCACACAGAAGAAGACCATGGCGCAAGGCTTCATGGACATGGCGCTGATAACGGCCAATGTCGCTCAACTCAAACTCGTCATGTATGAGGTCAGTCGTGTAAGGTCATTGTCGGAGGTTAGAAATCTATTCTATTCGGAGAATAGAATTCTTTTCTATTCGGATAATAGAAATCTGTTCCATCCGAAGAACAGAGGTTTGTTCTATTCGGAGAATCGAATTCTTTTCTATTCGGATGATAGAAATCTGTTCTATTCAAAGAATAGAGATTTGTTCTATTCGAAGAATAGAGTTCTAGATCTTTTCGAACAATTGAACTCATTTTGGAACGTCAAATTCATTTCACTGAGAGCTGCCTAACTTTATAAGCGTGACCTTTCTTAGGTCTTTGAGTGGCCAATGATTACAAATTCTATTctcttcgtttttttttttttttcagggcgAGAATGGCCGAGTGGTGTGGTACGAGTTTGTGGTGTTCCTGTTGGTGTGTTCCATCCTGGTACAGATCCTGGTGGGAATTCTGCTGTTCATCAAGTCTCGATACAGTATCGAGGACCCGGAGCACCATAAACACGCAGAGATGTGGGTACTATTCGTGAAGAAGCTAAACAATCTGAAAATGCGTATATTCTTAGATTTGTACGGTACTATCGTAATCTCTAGGTCACAGTAACTAGATTCATCGCTCTAACTTACGCCTGggttgagaaaaaaatgttttgttcttgttCAGAGATACTAGTCTAAGTCTACATGACGAGAAAGCATC comes from Branchiostoma floridae strain S238N-H82 chromosome 19, Bfl_VNyyK, whole genome shotgun sequence and encodes:
- the LOC118407128 gene encoding uncharacterized protein LOC118407128 — encoded protein: MENQGFTMTENHVNTESTGAEVTQQQTQTQVDMIMNHQNHVVEGQTMEQTQRQEIPGQQQQPGHKRRMFNNLRSMMKGPSVTRSGLDKNNFTQKKTMAQGFMDMALITANVAQLKLVMYEKSVLFKE